Proteins encoded by one window of Actinocorallia herbida:
- a CDS encoding PucR family transcriptional regulator gives MDQPPSGARSGGGDLFALARSVATVSGGLVVIEDAAHQVIAYSPSAEGADAVRLRTILDRACPRAVVEALRADGVLQRLAAREEVVEVATGAEMRPRMAIGVSAGSRPLGSIWVQEAELPLDPQTPNALVGAARIAARLLLDNAYGGAAEVQEANRANLTHGLLTGRFPAASLAAQLGVDPASSAAVVGIDLRDTAEESQRELDLAEARELVAVHAAAYRRNAMIAEACGQIYVMLPGCPEDDRALLSWTAEAVAGLRRHIGHPVQAAYAGIAPRLDDIPDFKRVACRILQVAAERPDQAVTSHTDVRSALLLREMLDVLGRHGVHHPALEGLVAADTRQGTDLAVSLRHYLDAFGDVAQAAQVLHVHPNTLRHRVRRATDLTGLDLDDPDERLAATVMLRMLTAPADSPVIP, from the coding sequence GTGGACCAACCCCCCTCAGGCGCCCGGTCCGGTGGTGGTGACCTGTTCGCCCTTGCCCGGTCCGTCGCGACCGTGAGCGGTGGCCTTGTCGTCATCGAGGACGCCGCGCACCAGGTGATCGCCTACTCGCCGTCGGCCGAGGGCGCCGACGCCGTCCGGCTGCGCACCATCCTCGACCGGGCCTGCCCGCGCGCGGTGGTGGAGGCGCTGCGCGCGGACGGCGTCCTCCAGCGGCTCGCGGCGCGCGAAGAAGTCGTCGAAGTGGCCACCGGGGCGGAGATGCGCCCGAGGATGGCCATCGGGGTCTCGGCGGGCAGCCGCCCGCTCGGCTCGATCTGGGTGCAGGAGGCCGAGCTGCCGCTCGACCCGCAGACCCCCAACGCGCTGGTGGGCGCCGCCCGGATCGCCGCCCGGCTGCTCCTGGACAACGCCTACGGCGGCGCCGCGGAGGTGCAGGAGGCCAACCGCGCGAACCTCACGCACGGGCTGCTCACCGGGCGCTTCCCCGCCGCGTCCCTCGCCGCGCAGCTGGGCGTCGACCCCGCGTCGTCGGCCGCGGTCGTCGGCATCGACCTGCGCGACACCGCCGAGGAGTCCCAGCGGGAGCTGGACCTCGCCGAGGCGCGCGAACTCGTCGCCGTGCACGCCGCCGCCTACCGGCGCAACGCCATGATCGCCGAGGCGTGCGGGCAGATCTACGTGATGTTGCCGGGCTGCCCGGAGGACGACAGGGCGCTGCTGTCCTGGACCGCAGAGGCCGTCGCCGGGCTGCGGCGGCACATCGGGCACCCGGTCCAGGCCGCCTACGCCGGAATCGCGCCGCGGCTGGACGACATCCCCGACTTCAAGCGGGTCGCCTGCCGGATCCTCCAGGTCGCCGCGGAACGCCCCGACCAGGCGGTCACCTCGCACACCGACGTGCGGTCGGCGCTGCTGCTGCGCGAGATGCTCGACGTGCTGGGCAGGCACGGCGTCCACCACCCCGCCCTGGAGGGGCTCGTGGCCGCCGACACCCGCCAGGGCACCGACCTCGCCGTCTCGCTACGCCACTACCTCGACGCCTTCGGCGACGTCGCTCAGGCCGCCCAGGTCCTCCACGTCCACCCCAACACCCTCCGCCACCGCGTCCGCCGCGCCACCGACCTCACCGGTCTCGACCTCGACGACCCGGACGAGCGCCTCGCCGCGACCGTCATGCTCCGCATGCTGACCGCCCCCGCCGACTCCCCCGTGATCCCCTGA
- a CDS encoding branched-chain amino acid ABC transporter substrate-binding protein → MRNGPMLRLGVTLLAGALALTACGSRGEESADSASTTLKIAFDAPLTGALAAVGLGMQHSAELAVKDANDGKLVPGVTFELVAKDDQATPSIGQQNAAAFVADKDVVGVVGAYNSSVSLSMMPTLADADLVQISGANTNPTLTRGEKDVEAPARQFPTYFRTVTTDTNEAPELSKYLIEELGVKEVATVNDGKVYGLGVATKFAAKFEELGGKVVLKQQIGEKDTDFSAVVSNIKNSGAKAVVYGGEYPQAGPLSKQLKAAGVDVPVLGCDAVFDAEYIKLAGEAAEGDVATTAARPIGDTDAQKKFIEAYTAAGHTEPYGIFGPYTYDAVQSILQGVKAAVEANGGKVPADGLRKAVTDAVQTVSFDGLTGPIAYDEFGDNKNYDVTLNIVKDGKWTVLEQS, encoded by the coding sequence ATGCGCAACGGTCCGATGCTTCGGCTCGGCGTGACGCTGCTGGCCGGCGCACTCGCGCTCACCGCCTGCGGCTCGCGCGGCGAGGAGTCCGCCGACTCCGCCTCGACCACCCTGAAGATCGCGTTCGACGCCCCCCTGACCGGCGCCCTCGCGGCCGTCGGCCTCGGCATGCAGCACTCGGCGGAGCTCGCGGTCAAGGACGCCAACGACGGCAAGCTGGTCCCGGGCGTCACCTTCGAGCTCGTCGCCAAGGACGACCAGGCGACCCCGAGCATCGGCCAGCAGAACGCCGCGGCGTTCGTGGCCGACAAGGACGTCGTCGGCGTGGTCGGGGCCTACAACTCCAGCGTCTCGCTGTCGATGATGCCGACACTGGCCGACGCCGACCTCGTGCAGATCTCCGGCGCGAACACCAACCCGACCCTGACCCGCGGTGAGAAGGACGTCGAGGCCCCCGCCCGTCAGTTCCCGACCTATTTCCGCACGGTCACCACGGACACCAATGAGGCGCCCGAGCTGTCGAAGTACCTCATCGAGGAACTCGGCGTCAAGGAGGTCGCGACGGTCAACGACGGCAAGGTCTACGGCCTCGGCGTCGCCACCAAGTTCGCCGCCAAGTTCGAGGAACTCGGCGGAAAGGTCGTCCTGAAGCAGCAGATCGGCGAGAAGGACACCGACTTCTCCGCGGTCGTCAGCAACATCAAGAACTCCGGCGCCAAGGCCGTCGTCTACGGCGGCGAGTACCCGCAGGCCGGCCCGCTGTCCAAGCAGCTCAAGGCCGCGGGCGTCGACGTGCCGGTGCTCGGCTGCGACGCCGTCTTCGACGCCGAGTACATCAAGCTCGCCGGCGAGGCCGCCGAAGGCGACGTGGCCACCACGGCCGCCCGTCCGATCGGGGACACCGACGCGCAGAAGAAGTTCATCGAGGCCTACACCGCCGCCGGGCACACCGAGCCCTACGGCATCTTCGGCCCGTACACCTACGACGCCGTCCAGTCGATCCTCCAGGGCGTCAAGGCCGCGGTCGAGGCCAACGGCGGCAAGGTGCCGGCGGACGGTCTGCGCAAGGCCGTGACCGACGCGGTCCAGACGGTCTCCTTCGACGGCCTGACCGGCCCGATCGCCTACGACGAGTTCGGCGACAACAAGAACTACGACGTCACCCTCAACATCGTCAAGGACGGCAAGTGGACCGTCCTTGAGCAGAGCTGA